A single region of the Acidithiobacillus acidisediminis genome encodes:
- the mobB gene encoding molybdopterin-guanine dinucleotide biosynthesis protein B, translating to MLTLGIIGYSGVGKTTLLCSLIPHLRAGGLRVAAIKASHHDVRWDQPGKDSWRLQEAGAEPVLLAGPQRWYLNRAAAPGDWEAMLASLQPRPDLVLSEGNQDWPIPRLLVHRAALGRELRWNPGDQVLAVASDTPLQLDVPCLDLNDPSAIAQFILHWYGE from the coding sequence GTGCTAACGTTAGGTATAATAGGATATAGCGGCGTCGGGAAAACGACCTTATTGTGTTCTTTGATTCCACATCTGCGTGCTGGCGGGTTGCGTGTCGCTGCCATTAAGGCCAGTCATCATGACGTCCGCTGGGACCAGCCTGGTAAGGACAGTTGGCGTCTGCAGGAGGCGGGTGCCGAACCGGTACTTCTAGCTGGCCCACAGCGCTGGTATCTGAACCGTGCCGCCGCACCCGGTGACTGGGAGGCCATGTTGGCCAGCCTACAGCCCCGTCCCGACCTAGTGCTGAGCGAAGGCAATCAGGACTGGCCCATTCCCCGTCTGCTGGTGCATCGCGCGGCCCTTGGCCGGGAGTTGCGCTGGAACCCTGGAGATCAGGTTCTGGCAGTGGCGAGTGATACGCCTCTGCAGCTGGACGTGCCCTGTCTGGATCTGAACGATCCATCAGCCATCGCTCAATTTATATTGCATTGGTATGGAGAGTAA
- the mobA gene encoding molybdenum cofactor guanylyltransferase MobA, with protein MSLPSESLLLPITGLVLAGGAGRRMGGEDKGWLSFAGRPLVQHALRPLRSHAREILISANRHQERYAALGYPVLADAQEGFPGPLHGLLAGLMVAQEDWIAFVPVDAPHLPRDLPLQLWHQRKGVPLVLARDEQSVIPVIGLMHRRLTGLLRLFLSTGQSRAGDFFAPIPQHHLHLSALAARNCNRPEDLEESFAC; from the coding sequence ATGTCACTTCCTTCTGAATCGTTGCTGCTGCCCATTACTGGGCTGGTCCTCGCGGGCGGGGCGGGGCGGCGCATGGGTGGCGAGGACAAGGGCTGGCTGTCTTTTGCAGGGCGCCCGCTGGTGCAGCATGCCTTGCGGCCCCTGCGGTCGCATGCCCGGGAAATCCTGATCAGTGCCAACCGACACCAAGAGCGTTATGCTGCCTTGGGGTACCCGGTGCTTGCCGATGCGCAAGAGGGATTCCCCGGCCCATTGCACGGCTTGCTTGCCGGGCTGATGGTGGCGCAAGAGGATTGGATTGCCTTTGTCCCTGTTGACGCTCCCCATTTACCGCGAGATCTCCCGTTGCAACTCTGGCACCAGCGTAAGGGTGTGCCGCTGGTTCTTGCCCGGGATGAACAAAGCGTGATCCCGGTGATTGGGCTGATGCACCGGCGCCTGACTGGCTTGCTGCGTCTTTTCCTCAGCACCGGGCAAAGTCGGGCCGGTGATTTTTTCGCCCCCATTCCGCAGCACCATCTCCACCTTTCGGCGCTTGCGGCGCGTAATTGCAACAGGCCTGAGGATCTCGAGGAGTCGTTTGCGTGCTAA